A genomic region of Cannabis sativa cultivar Pink pepper isolate KNU-18-1 chromosome 1, ASM2916894v1, whole genome shotgun sequence contains the following coding sequences:
- the LOC133033572 gene encoding putative E3 ubiquitin-protein ligase XBAT31: protein MNQKRSPLMLAALHGKISCVQKLLEVGANLLMFDSLNGRTCLHYVAYYGHSDCLQALLSSAHSSPVAVSWLEKKVSPNTARGRRRTSSRHHFLSPRF from the exons ATGAATCAGAAGAGG AGTCCACTTATGCTGGCTGCATTGCATGGCAAGATCTCTTGTGTGCAAAAACTCCTTGAAGTTGGAGCAAAC CTTTTGATGTTTGATTCTCTCAACGGAAGAACCTGTTTGCATTATGTTGCATATTATGGCCATTCAGATTGCCTCCAAGCCCTTCTTTCTTCTGCTCATTCCAGCCCTGTCGCAGTTTCTTGGTTGGAGAAGAAAGTCTCGCCCAACACTGCTCGTGGTCGGAGAAGAACGTCCAGCCGCCAccattttctctctccacgATTCTAG